In the Candidatus Cloacimonas acidaminovorans str. Evry genome, one interval contains:
- a CDS encoding pseudouridine-5'-phosphate glycosidase, whose translation MQLILHISPRIKRAFDKRKPILAMESTVLTHGLPYPKNLDILKTLEELCQELDVEPATIIVLDGKIHIGMTEAEKEILQCKLESGEEVGKFNLRDIPYAVSRKKSGGTTVSATMLIANKAGIKVFATGGIGGVHKFWNETLDISSDLKALAEIPVIVVSAGCKAILDIPATLEVLESYSVPVLGWKTDEFPAFYARTSGKKIEKLESAKDVVNIYQTMRELYPHPTGILVANPVPEKDEIPFAEIEKYISAAIAEAKTKNIAGKELTPFLLATLAEKTKGQSVQSNLALLKNNVIIGAQIAKELQ comes from the coding sequence ATGCAACTTATTTTACATATATCTCCGCGTATAAAACGGGCATTTGATAAGCGAAAACCAATTCTGGCAATGGAATCAACTGTGCTTACTCATGGCTTGCCCTATCCTAAAAATCTGGATATATTAAAAACATTGGAAGAACTCTGTCAGGAGCTTGATGTTGAGCCAGCTACAATAATTGTTTTGGACGGGAAAATTCATATTGGAATGACAGAAGCAGAAAAAGAAATTCTCCAATGCAAACTGGAAAGCGGGGAAGAGGTGGGTAAATTTAATTTACGGGATATTCCTTATGCTGTATCTCGGAAAAAAAGCGGTGGGACAACCGTTTCTGCCACAATGCTGATAGCCAATAAAGCCGGAATAAAGGTTTTTGCTACAGGTGGAATCGGCGGAGTGCATAAATTCTGGAACGAAACATTGGACATTTCTTCAGACCTGAAAGCTCTTGCAGAAATTCCGGTGATTGTTGTTTCTGCCGGGTGTAAAGCCATTTTGGATATTCCTGCCACTCTGGAAGTTCTGGAAAGTTATAGCGTTCCTGTTTTAGGATGGAAAACCGATGAATTTCCTGCTTTCTATGCAAGAACAAGCGGGAAAAAGATAGAAAAACTGGAAAGCGCTAAAGATGTTGTAAATATCTATCAAACGATGCGAGAATTGTATCCGCATCCTACAGGAATTCTGGTGGCAAATCCGGTGCCGGAAAAAGATGAAATTCCTTTTGCGGAAATAGAAAAATATATATCAGCGGCAATTGCTGAAGCAAAAACAAAAAATATTGCAGGTAAGGAACTAACTCCTTTTCTGCTGGCAACTTTGGCGGAAAAAACAAAAGGGCAATCAGTTCAAAGCAACCTTGCTCTGCTAAAAAACAATGTAATAATCGGCGCACAAATCGCTAAGGAGCTACAATGA
- a CDS encoding M55 family metallopeptidase, with product MKIYISTDMEGIPGTFNWEQEKTNRPEVLKNYQTHITDCLNAILYSGFKEFIEEITIADSHAGGDNLSYEITALDKRISLISGGPRPQYMMPALDSDYAMVFLLGYHSGTGTWKGNMDHTYSNSKIFRIWINDIPMNEAIINSAYAGYKGVPVALISGDKALEEQIAVTMPWVHFVRTKEAVAKFAAKNYSSIIVKEDLVKAVQTSLAQKDIPLYTFSSPIRLKIEFHSTSMTDCAALMPHTKRLDGRTIEYVDDDYGVIFETIMALVTLAYGATL from the coding sequence ATGAAAATTTACATTTCTACCGATATGGAAGGAATCCCAGGAACTTTTAACTGGGAACAGGAAAAAACCAACCGCCCTGAAGTCCTAAAAAATTATCAGACACATATAACGGACTGCCTGAATGCAATTTTATACAGCGGATTCAAGGAATTTATTGAAGAAATAACTATTGCCGATTCTCACGCCGGAGGAGATAATTTAAGCTACGAAATAACCGCTTTGGATAAAAGAATTTCGCTTATTTCAGGCGGACCCCGACCCCAATATATGATGCCTGCCTTAGATAGTGATTACGCTATGGTGTTTTTACTGGGTTATCATTCCGGCACAGGAACCTGGAAAGGCAATATGGATCACACCTATTCCAACAGTAAAATATTTAGAATCTGGATAAATGATATACCAATGAACGAGGCAATTATAAATTCCGCTTATGCTGGTTATAAAGGTGTTCCGGTTGCTTTAATTAGCGGAGATAAGGCATTGGAAGAACAAATTGCCGTTACTATGCCCTGGGTTCATTTTGTCAGAACAAAAGAAGCAGTAGCCAAATTTGCCGCTAAAAATTATTCTTCTATAATCGTGAAAGAGGACTTAGTAAAAGCCGTTCAGACATCTTTAGCCCAAAAAGATATTCCCCTCTATACTTTTTCCAGCCCAATCCGCCTGAAGATTGAATTCCACTCTACTTCTATGACCGATTGCGCTGCTTTAATGCCTCATACAAAACGCCTTGATGGAAGGACTATAGAATATGTGGATGACGATTACGGGGTTATTTTTGAAACAATAATGGCTCTGGTAACACTTGCTTATGGAGCTACTTTGTAA
- a CDS encoding 2-oxoacid:acceptor oxidoreductase family protein — translation MTTEMICAGFGGQGVLTIGKFIAQAAMQEGKNVSWLPSYGPEMRGGTANVSTVVSTEPIASPIVSFPDVLVALNQPSIDKFAPSIRPKGLLIYNTNMCPHGCKRDDITKIAVPMNDIASEIGSMIVLNMLATGIIIGKTGIIKYETLEKNLTSFMQEKNPDLLAKNLTAIKRGIEIAKQYT, via the coding sequence ATGACTACAGAAATGATTTGTGCCGGTTTTGGCGGTCAAGGTGTTCTTACCATAGGTAAATTCATTGCCCAGGCAGCTATGCAAGAAGGGAAAAATGTTTCCTGGTTGCCTTCTTACGGACCTGAAATGAGAGGTGGAACTGCCAATGTTTCTACGGTAGTTTCTACGGAACCTATTGCTTCTCCAATTGTCAGTTTCCCTGATGTGTTGGTAGCTTTAAATCAGCCCTCTATAGATAAATTTGCTCCTTCTATTCGTCCTAAAGGACTTTTAATTTATAACACTAATATGTGTCCCCACGGTTGTAAGCGTGATGATATTACTAAAATAGCGGTTCCGATGAATGATATAGCGTCCGAAATTGGCAGTATGATTGTGCTTAATATGCTGGCAACAGGTATTATAATCGGAAAAACAGGAATTATCAAATACGAAACCCTGGAAAAGAATTTAACTTCCTTTATGCAAGAAAAAAATCCTGATTTGCTTGCCAAAAATCTTACTGCTATTAAACGCGGAATAGAAATCGCTAAACAATATACTTAA
- a CDS encoding ribonuclease HII, whose translation MTILYQNDIEFFNTHGLFAGIDEAGRGALAGPVVTAAVILNYNTLIEGINDSKLLTPKKREELYWQIVESAIDYSIVEISPAYIDRYNILRATLLGFKKAFFQLKSKPRYCLIDGRDIHSELKPYAKAIIKGDQLYASIAAASILAKVHRDKLMLAYDDIYPEYGFASNKGYGTAYHAKMICSYGLSPIHRKSFKIPEVTRS comes from the coding sequence ATGACTATCCTTTATCAGAACGATATAGAGTTCTTTAACACCCACGGTCTTTTTGCCGGAATTGATGAAGCCGGTCGTGGTGCTTTAGCCGGTCCTGTTGTAACCGCAGCTGTAATCTTAAACTATAATACACTTATTGAAGGTATCAACGATTCCAAGTTGCTTACGCCAAAAAAACGCGAAGAACTCTATTGGCAAATTGTAGAAAGCGCTATTGATTATAGTATTGTGGAAATTAGCCCTGCTTATATTGATAGATACAATATTCTGAGAGCAACACTTTTGGGCTTTAAAAAAGCATTTTTCCAATTGAAAAGCAAACCCCGATACTGCCTAATTGATGGCAGAGATATTCACTCGGAACTAAAACCTTATGCCAAAGCAATAATAAAAGGTGATCAACTCTATGCCTCAATTGCCGCTGCCTCTATTTTAGCTAAAGTCCATAGAGATAAACTAATGCTTGCTTATGATGATATCTATCCTGAATATGGTTTTGCTTCTAATAAGGGCTATGGAACTGCCTATCACGCTAAAATGATTTGTAGTTATGGATTATCTCCGATACATAGAAAAAGCTTTAAAATACCGGAAGTCACGAGGTCTTGA
- the gltX gene encoding glutamate--tRNA ligase yields MNKIRVRFAPSPTGFLHIGGLRTALYNYLFARKEQGTFILRIEDTDQSRIVPGAIENLITSLHNLGLDFDEGPGKEGDFGPYIQSQRLNLYQEQAQRLLEKGFAYPCFCSSETLTNMRKEQQEKGEFVKYDRRCLALSQSEIRQKMANGEKYVIRLKMPDKHKFRFYDLIRGEVEMDSSQSDDQVLLKSDGFPTYHLAAVVDDHFMQISHIIRGEEWLSSTPKHIYLYECLGWEPPKWVHLPLILNPDRTKLSKRMNDVSVDSYLLKGYLKEAIINFVALLGWHSADERELFTLDELCEVFSLERVNKANAIFDLAKLDWMNGQYLRLLPLEEIAWRCRHLFLEKGYDISDTKKYHLSIAVARERCTLLNEIVDYCKMFYQPETLTEEEEKILSAPEAQKVLAWFVQKLPTITNWEVDTIQEVINNGISELGIKGKAFYLPLRLALIGKIHGPELHSTFAIIGLEESVKRLKRYLL; encoded by the coding sequence ATGAACAAGATTCGTGTGCGTTTTGCTCCCAGTCCAACCGGTTTTTTGCATATTGGAGGTTTGAGGACTGCACTATACAACTATCTTTTTGCCCGTAAAGAACAGGGAACATTTATTCTGCGCATTGAAGATACAGACCAAAGCAGAATAGTTCCCGGAGCCATAGAAAATCTTATTACTTCTTTGCATAATTTAGGGTTGGATTTTGATGAGGGACCCGGTAAAGAGGGAGATTTCGGACCCTACATTCAGTCCCAACGCTTAAATTTATACCAAGAACAAGCACAACGCCTATTAGAAAAGGGTTTTGCCTACCCCTGTTTTTGCTCTTCTGAAACATTAACAAATATGCGCAAAGAACAACAGGAAAAAGGTGAATTTGTTAAATATGACCGTCGTTGTTTAGCGTTAAGTCAATCCGAAATAAGGCAAAAGATGGCAAATGGAGAAAAATATGTAATCCGCTTAAAAATGCCTGATAAGCACAAATTTCGTTTTTATGACCTGATTCGGGGAGAAGTGGAAATGGATTCCAGTCAATCCGATGACCAGGTTTTACTGAAAAGTGACGGTTTTCCTACTTATCATCTCGCCGCAGTTGTAGATGACCATTTTATGCAAATTTCTCATATAATTCGGGGTGAAGAATGGCTTTCCAGCACTCCCAAACATATTTATCTTTATGAATGCTTAGGGTGGGAACCTCCAAAATGGGTACATTTACCTTTAATACTTAATCCTGATCGCACTAAGTTAAGCAAAAGGATGAATGATGTTTCCGTAGATAGCTATTTATTAAAGGGATACTTAAAAGAAGCCATAATCAATTTTGTTGCCTTGCTGGGTTGGCATTCTGCCGATGAACGCGAACTTTTTACCCTTGATGAACTTTGTGAGGTCTTTTCTTTGGAACGGGTTAATAAGGCAAATGCTATTTTTGATTTAGCTAAACTGGATTGGATGAATGGACAGTATTTGCGCCTTCTGCCTTTGGAAGAAATTGCCTGGCGTTGTAGACATCTTTTTTTAGAAAAGGGTTATGATATCAGCGACACAAAAAAATACCATCTATCCATAGCCGTTGCCAGGGAACGATGCACTTTGCTTAATGAAATTGTGGATTACTGTAAGATGTTTTATCAACCGGAGACATTAACTGAGGAAGAAGAAAAAATACTCTCAGCTCCTGAAGCACAGAAGGTTCTTGCCTGGTTTGTCCAAAAATTACCTACTATAACTAATTGGGAAGTAGATACAATTCAAGAAGTTATCAATAACGGTATCTCCGAATTGGGAATTAAGGGTAAGGCATTTTATCTGCCTTTGCGTTTGGCTTTAATTGGTAAAATACACGGACCGGAATTGCATTCTACATTTGCCATTATTGGTTTGGAAGAATCTGTTAAGCGATTAAAACGCTATCTTCTATAA
- a CDS encoding class I SAM-dependent DNA methyltransferase: protein MDKTYRISIVTFFSKEVPLVIDACEFSPISKELELELICPSEDALKYKTDNLQLTGLNNINKLPVPTPQQICFFASPASFHYYCKQENINSSYLYVHPDMAVLELKGNNPFHTDLAEYGLCPCVLKEDTADDLYEKKEKLIYFSDLSQFFENKKHNYVLLSTNFRFIEALINIDSENWELFHPELNYRNLRVNIGKPHSILLNAQKQLLNMARPLDDIYDLAGIRFCRRNNSSAYSFFAEHYDDYMAHVDYALWVNSILYWFKQYSPLKLSKILELACGTANMSIHFVRKGYTVFACDNSVDMLKIAAGKTVKPKLYYASLTDPILGKDYQLVICMFDSINYLTQTKQIAKVLQEVSLALETGGLFIFDISTLENSMDNFAHLCDLHRYSDGLMIHQAYFEYIQLIQKSSLHFFKKNILGYSYQFEQHQQRVYYTYELIEIIRNSPLKLIAIHSTETKTNLYPKHLTTIDDKFSRLFFVLQKV from the coding sequence ATGGACAAAACATATCGCATTTCAATCGTTACTTTTTTTTCTAAAGAAGTTCCCTTAGTTATTGATGCCTGTGAATTTTCTCCTATCAGTAAAGAATTGGAGCTGGAACTAATTTGTCCTTCTGAAGATGCTCTAAAATATAAGACGGATAATTTGCAATTAACAGGATTGAACAATATTAATAAACTTCCTGTTCCAACACCTCAGCAGATTTGTTTTTTTGCCAGTCCTGCTTCTTTTCATTATTATTGCAAGCAGGAAAATATAAATTCCTCCTATCTTTATGTCCATCCTGATATGGCAGTTTTGGAGCTTAAAGGCAATAATCCCTTTCATACGGACCTTGCTGAATATGGCTTGTGCCCTTGTGTGCTAAAAGAAGATACTGCTGATGACTTATATGAAAAAAAGGAAAAACTGATCTATTTTAGTGATTTAAGTCAGTTTTTTGAAAATAAAAAACACAACTATGTTTTACTGAGCACAAATTTCCGGTTTATAGAAGCGCTGATAAATATAGATAGTGAAAACTGGGAACTATTTCACCCGGAACTGAATTATCGCAATCTCCGGGTAAATATTGGTAAGCCCCATAGTATACTTCTTAATGCTCAAAAACAGCTATTAAATATGGCACGTCCGTTGGATGATATTTATGACCTCGCAGGAATTCGTTTTTGCCGAAGAAATAACTCTTCCGCCTATTCCTTTTTTGCAGAACACTACGATGACTATATGGCACATGTGGATTATGCCTTGTGGGTGAATAGTATACTTTATTGGTTTAAACAATATTCTCCCTTGAAACTTTCTAAGATACTGGAACTTGCCTGTGGCACAGCAAATATGTCTATTCATTTTGTGCGAAAGGGTTATACTGTTTTTGCCTGTGATAACTCTGTTGATATGCTCAAAATTGCTGCCGGGAAAACAGTAAAACCTAAATTATACTATGCATCTTTAACCGATCCGATTTTAGGTAAAGATTATCAGCTGGTAATTTGTATGTTTGACAGCATTAATTACCTTACTCAAACAAAACAGATAGCCAAAGTTTTGCAGGAGGTCTCTTTAGCTTTAGAAACTGGTGGCTTATTTATTTTTGATATTTCTACTTTGGAAAACAGTATGGATAATTTTGCCCATCTTTGCGATTTGCACCGTTATAGTGATGGTTTAATGATTCATCAGGCATATTTTGAATATATCCAATTAATCCAAAAATCCTCTTTGCATTTCTTTAAAAAGAACATTTTGGGCTATAGCTATCAGTTTGAACAGCATCAGCAAAGGGTCTATTATACTTATGAACTTATTGAGATTATCCGCAATTCACCTCTGAAATTAATTGCCATCCATAGCACAGAAACAAAAACAAACCTCTATCCCAAACATTTAACCACTATTGATGATAAATTCAGTCGTCTGTTTTTCGTTTTGCAAAAGGTGTGA
- a CDS encoding amidohydrolase, with protein sequence MKILANLYLWLNGKFTEETHSLLVDKGIIIEHLPYPVPEQYKNIFQQDFNGAYAYPGFIDTHTHSFEGGLYCSGVDLSKVKNIAEVLELLSAENAKKTKEEIIFAWQMDETLLQEKRFPTVQELDSAVPDKALLLRRIDGHSCMLNSFARKQIKELNTKNEVLKGAENDRAVRHFHSCLTDEEIIEAYQVSAKIGLQGGFTSLHTMIGDAHNSITHYELIRDNLDKFPLRFILYPQSFNISAALDAGAKRIGGCILADGSIGSETAAISEPYLNGNSRGILYQSDEFWQKFISEASKHHLQVAVHCIGDRAIRQINNVYKNISATEELRCELIHCELTDDELIGEIAVSKAVPVMQPNFDLLWGGENGFYAQKLGIKRSQIMNRFATILQAGITITGGSDWYVTPLNAMQSINAAINHHNPQERLSLTQAIDIYTKNAAWLNFEENITGQIKTGFQADLSIYSLPLETETSQLRYVIREGEIEYAER encoded by the coding sequence GTGAAAATATTAGCTAATCTCTATCTCTGGCTGAATGGTAAATTTACAGAAGAAACCCATTCCTTATTAGTAGACAAGGGAATAATTATTGAACATCTACCCTATCCTGTTCCGGAACAGTATAAAAATATTTTTCAACAGGATTTTAACGGTGCTTATGCTTATCCCGGTTTTATTGATACTCACACTCACAGCTTTGAAGGTGGTTTATATTGCTCAGGTGTAGATTTATCTAAAGTTAAAAACATTGCTGAGGTTCTGGAATTGCTCTCTGCTGAAAATGCCAAAAAGACAAAAGAGGAAATTATTTTTGCCTGGCAAATGGATGAAACCTTATTGCAGGAAAAGCGTTTTCCCACAGTTCAAGAACTGGATTCGGCTGTTCCCGATAAAGCATTACTCTTAAGAAGAATTGATGGTCATTCCTGTATGCTCAATTCTTTTGCGCGTAAGCAGATTAAAGAGTTAAATACAAAAAATGAAGTTTTAAAGGGAGCAGAAAACGATCGGGCAGTCCGCCATTTTCATAGTTGCTTAACGGATGAGGAGATTATAGAAGCTTATCAGGTATCCGCAAAAATTGGCTTGCAGGGTGGCTTTACTTCTTTGCATACGATGATTGGTGACGCTCATAACAGCATTACTCACTATGAGCTTATCAGAGATAATCTGGATAAATTCCCTCTGCGTTTTATCCTCTATCCTCAATCCTTTAATATTAGTGCAGCTTTGGATGCAGGAGCCAAAAGAATCGGAGGTTGTATTTTAGCTGATGGCTCCATCGGTTCTGAAACTGCAGCTATTTCTGAACCCTATTTAAACGGTAATTCCAGAGGAATTCTCTATCAGAGTGACGAATTCTGGCAAAAATTTATTAGCGAAGCAAGTAAACATCATCTGCAGGTAGCAGTTCACTGTATCGGAGATAGAGCTATTCGGCAGATCAATAATGTTTATAAAAATATCTCTGCTACTGAAGAATTACGCTGTGAGCTAATTCATTGTGAACTAACGGATGATGAATTAATTGGGGAAATTGCTGTTTCTAAAGCAGTGCCTGTTATGCAACCCAATTTTGACCTTTTATGGGGTGGAGAAAATGGTTTTTATGCCCAAAAATTAGGCATCAAGCGTAGTCAAATAATGAATCGCTTTGCCACAATACTCCAAGCTGGAATTACTATTACCGGAGGTTCCGATTGGTATGTAACCCCGTTAAATGCAATGCAGTCAATAAATGCAGCAATCAATCATCATAATCCGCAGGAGCGTTTAAGTCTTACTCAGGCAATTGATATTTACACCAAAAATGCTGCCTGGCTGAACTTTGAAGAAAACATTACCGGACAAATTAAAACTGGCTTTCAAGCTGATTTATCTATTTATTCCCTTCCGCTGGAAACTGAAACATCTCAATTGCGTTATGTTATTAGAGAAGGAGAAATAGAATATGCGGAAAGATAA
- a CDS encoding 4Fe-4S dicluster domain-containing protein gives MPKMTVDPNYCKGCGLCIIACPRKIIRLSENINAKGYNYAECIEQEKCTACKMCYITCPDVAITIEK, from the coding sequence ATGCCTAAAATGACTGTTGACCCCAATTATTGCAAAGGTTGTGGCTTGTGTATTATTGCTTGTCCGAGAAAGATTATTCGTTTATCGGAAAACATTAATGCCAAGGGCTACAACTATGCAGAGTGTATTGAGCAGGAAAAGTGTACTGCCTGCAAAATGTGTTATATAACCTGTCCTGATGTAGCAATAACAATTGAGAAGTGA
- a CDS encoding septal ring lytic transglycosylase RlpA family protein, with amino-acid sequence MMKKHKKKFLACLIGIQVMFIAPVIAQTMVSLSGEEFIADQSVVVIDSLQTQEPPGDPPGETMVATYYSKRFQGRKTASGERYNRDALTCAHKTLPFQTLLKITNPRNSKSVIVRVNDRGPFNRGRDIDLSYAAAKEIGMLSAGVIPVQVEILEQVYTDTLLAKN; translated from the coding sequence ATGATGAAGAAACACAAAAAGAAATTTTTGGCTTGCCTAATTGGGATTCAGGTAATGTTTATTGCGCCGGTAATTGCTCAAACTATGGTAAGCTTAAGCGGGGAAGAGTTTATTGCAGACCAAAGTGTGGTTGTGATTGACTCTTTGCAGACCCAGGAACCACCGGGAGATCCTCCAGGTGAAACGATGGTCGCTACTTATTATTCTAAACGATTTCAGGGCAGAAAAACGGCAAGTGGCGAAAGATATAACCGCGATGCCTTAACCTGTGCCCACAAAACCCTCCCCTTTCAAACCCTTTTAAAAATTACCAATCCCCGAAACAGCAAATCCGTTATCGTGCGTGTAAACGATAGAGGTCCCTTCAATCGTGGTAGAGATATAGACCTTTCGTATGCTGCCGCCAAAGAAATAGGGATGCTTTCTGCGGGGGTTATTCCTGTTCAGGTGGAAATTTTAGAGCAGGTTTATACAGACACTCTGCTGGCAAAAAATTAA
- a CDS encoding 3-methyl-2-oxobutanoate dehydrogenase subunit VorB: MSKILMKGNEAIAEAAIRSGCRLYFAYPITPQSELIEYMAKMMPKVNGTFIQAESEVAAINMVYGAAGSGKRVMTSSSSPGISLKMEGLSYIAGAELPCVVVNVQRGGPGLGDIQPAQGDYFQATKGGGHGDYRLIVLAPSSVQEFADMASEAFDLADKYRNPVMILADGMLGQMMEPVEFKPAKTDAELQELANQHLSWCICPNEDGDKKHHHEINSLELDPLVLEQHVLGLYKKYAEIQKNEIRYETYNISDENEVLCVAWGTASRVVKSAINEVLKEGKSVGLIRPIRVWPYPYEAIKQAIGKNVKKVYVFELNSGQMVEDVKIAVEGKVPVDFWGKVGGVVFTPAEIKEKLEECF; the protein is encoded by the coding sequence ATGTCTAAAATTTTAATGAAAGGAAATGAGGCAATTGCAGAAGCCGCAATTCGTAGTGGTTGTCGCTTGTATTTTGCCTATCCCATCACCCCCCAAAGCGAATTAATTGAATATATGGCGAAAATGATGCCTAAGGTAAATGGCACTTTTATTCAAGCGGAAAGCGAAGTTGCTGCCATAAATATGGTTTATGGAGCTGCTGGAAGCGGAAAAAGAGTGATGACATCTTCTTCCTCTCCGGGTATTTCGTTAAAAATGGAAGGTCTATCTTATATTGCGGGAGCGGAACTTCCCTGTGTAGTTGTTAATGTTCAACGCGGAGGTCCCGGTTTAGGAGATATCCAACCTGCACAAGGTGATTATTTTCAAGCAACCAAAGGCGGAGGTCATGGCGATTATCGTTTAATCGTTTTAGCTCCGAGTTCGGTTCAGGAATTTGCAGATATGGCAAGCGAGGCATTTGATCTGGCAGATAAATATCGCAATCCTGTTATGATTCTTGCCGATGGAATGCTGGGACAAATGATGGAACCCGTTGAGTTTAAACCTGCAAAAACAGATGCAGAATTACAAGAACTTGCCAATCAACATCTTTCCTGGTGTATTTGTCCCAATGAAGATGGAGATAAAAAACACCATCATGAAATAAATTCTCTGGAACTTGACCCCCTGGTTTTGGAACAGCATGTTTTGGGTTTATATAAAAAATATGCGGAAATCCAAAAGAATGAAATTCGCTATGAAACCTATAATATTTCAGATGAAAATGAAGTTTTATGCGTTGCCTGGGGAACTGCCAGCCGAGTTGTAAAGTCGGCTATCAATGAAGTTCTAAAAGAAGGAAAAAGCGTTGGCTTAATTCGTCCCATTCGTGTATGGCCCTACCCTTATGAAGCAATCAAACAAGCAATTGGTAAAAATGTGAAAAAGGTCTATGTTTTTGAACTCAATTCAGGACAAATGGTAGAAGATGTAAAAATTGCAGTAGAAGGAAAGGTTCCGGTTGATTTTTGGGGAAAAGTGGGAGGAGTTGTTTTCACCCCTGCTGAAATCAAAGAAAAACTGGAAGAATGTTTTTAA
- a CDS encoding thiamine pyrophosphate-dependent enzyme codes for MEIIAKRPEALTKVPFHYCPGCMHGVAHRLIAEAIDENGLINQIAGVAPVGCAVFAYNYFNCDMAEAAHGRAPAVATGIKRARPDMHIFTYQGDGDLAAIGTAEIVHSANRGEKISVFFVNNAIYGMTGGQMAPTTLPNMKTTTSPYGRNVDDIGYPIRMCELLATLVAPYYIERVSLLSPADIIKAKKAVNKAIRYNKENRGFTFIEFISTCPTNWGYEPEQARQWAKENMLPFFKLGVYRDKGEGVE; via the coding sequence ATGGAAATTATTGCAAAACGCCCTGAAGCACTTACTAAAGTCCCTTTCCATTACTGTCCTGGATGTATGCATGGAGTAGCTCATCGTTTAATTGCTGAGGCAATTGATGAAAATGGTTTAATCAATCAAATAGCCGGTGTGGCACCTGTCGGATGTGCTGTTTTTGCCTATAACTATTTTAATTGTGATATGGCGGAAGCAGCTCATGGACGCGCTCCTGCCGTTGCTACAGGCATAAAAAGAGCCCGTCCCGATATGCATATATTTACCTATCAAGGAGATGGTGATTTAGCTGCTATCGGAACTGCGGAAATTGTTCATTCTGCCAATCGGGGAGAAAAGATAAGCGTTTTCTTTGTTAATAACGCTATCTATGGTATGACAGGTGGACAAATGGCTCCAACAACTTTGCCTAATATGAAAACTACTACCAGTCCTTATGGCAGAAATGTAGATGATATCGGTTATCCTATTCGGATGTGTGAACTTTTAGCAACCCTGGTGGCTCCCTATTATATTGAAAGGGTCTCACTATTAAGCCCAGCCGATATTATTAAAGCAAAAAAAGCTGTTAATAAAGCCATCCGTTATAATAAGGAAAATCGCGGTTTTACATTTATAGAATTTATCAGCACCTGCCCTACGAATTGGGGTTATGAACCAGAACAAGCAAGACAATGGGCAAAAGAAAATATGTTGCCTTTCTTCAAATTAGGTGTTTATCGTGATAAAGGTGAAGGAGTGGAATAA
- the pyrE gene encoding orotate phosphoribosyltransferase → MEEITLITIATYTNPFEAELAKGLLEDSGFHPNLLNERIMSMYASIAGDMYKIELQVPENEEKDAKELLTGLEDSDYVTRILKDEGALLEGHFQLTSGKHSNQYIEKARILQNPAAAHNLCKRLAKRLAEYEFEAIISPAYGAIALGFETAYLMGKNFVFTQRKEGEMIIRNGFDLSRMHKIVIVEDILTTGGSIQEVISCVQNKGLEVVVIGILIDRSGGNIEFPVPLESLLCLEIPAYERENCDACKQNIPLEIPGSSDK, encoded by the coding sequence ATGGAAGAGATAACTTTAATTACTATTGCCACTTATACCAATCCCTTTGAAGCAGAACTGGCAAAAGGTCTTTTAGAGGATTCCGGTTTTCATCCCAATCTGCTAAATGAACGGATTATGAGTATGTATGCATCCATCGCGGGAGATATGTATAAAATAGAATTGCAGGTTCCCGAAAATGAAGAAAAAGATGCTAAAGAACTCCTGACCGGTCTTGAGGATTCGGACTATGTAACCCGCATTCTGAAAGATGAAGGAGCTCTCTTGGAAGGTCATTTTCAGTTAACATCCGGAAAACATAGCAATCAATATATTGAAAAAGCCAGAATTCTGCAAAATCCTGCTGCGGCTCATAACCTTTGTAAACGCCTTGCAAAACGCTTAGCCGAATATGAATTTGAGGCAATTATTAGTCCTGCTTATGGAGCTATTGCTCTTGGCTTTGAAACAGCTTATCTGATGGGAAAGAACTTTGTGTTTACTCAGCGAAAAGAAGGTGAAATGATAATCCGCAATGGTTTTGATCTTTCCCGTATGCATAAAATAGTAATAGTGGAAGATATTCTCACTACTGGTGGCAGTATTCAGGAAGTTATCTCCTGTGTTCAAAATAAAGGTCTGGAAGTAGTTGTAATTGGTATTCTGATTGATCGTAGCGGAGGTAATATAGAATTCCCCGTTCCCTTGGAATCACTCCTGTGCCTTGAAATTCCTGCTTATGAAAGGGAAAATTGTGATGCCTGCAAACAAAATATTCCCTTAGAAATACCTGGTAGCAGTGATAAATAG